A region from the Cervus elaphus chromosome 10, mCerEla1.1, whole genome shotgun sequence genome encodes:
- the PRSS22 gene encoding brain-specific serine protease 4 produces the protein MAVPATPPLLGAPCLRVLASLLILAAPATLDAVKTAGPPACGKRLQLNRIVGGEDSSDAEWPWVVSIQKNGTHHCAGSLLTSRWVLTAAHCFKDNLDKPTQFSVLLGAWQLGNPGPRSQEVGIAWVQPHPVYSWKEGSRADIALVRLERAIQFSERVLPICLPDSTVQLSSDTNCWIAGWGSIHDGVPLPHPQTLQKLKVPIIDSATCGRLYWRGAGQGAITEDMLCAGYLEGARDACLGDSGGPLMCQVEGTWLLAGVISWGEGCAERNRPGVYISLAAHRSWVQRIVQGVQLRGRSQQGGPAGRRGWALGARRPRRAERRHAD, from the exons ATGGCGGTTCCCGCGACTCCCCCCTTGCTGGGGGCACCCTGCCTCCGGGTCCTGGCCTCCCTCTTGATTCTGGCTGCTCCAG CCACCCTAGATGCTGTCAAGACGGCTG GGCCGCCAGCCTGCGGGAAGCGCCTGCAGCTGAACCGGATCGTGGGGGGCGAGGACAGCTCGGACGCCGAGTGGCCCTGGGTCGTGAGCATCCAGAAGAACGGCACTCACCACTGCGCGGGCTCCCTGCTCACCAGCCGCTGGGTGCTCACGGCCGCCCACTGCTTCAAGGA TAATCTGGACAAACCAACCCAGTTCTCTGTGCTGCTGGGGGCCTGGCAGCTGGGGAACCCTGGCCCGAGGTCCCAGGAGGTGGGTATCGCCTGGGTGCAGCCCCACCCTGTGTACTCCTGGAAGGAGGGCTCCCGTGCTGACATCGCCCTGGTGCGCCTGGAGCGCGCCATTCAGTTCTCTGAGCGCGTCCTGCCCATCTGCCTGCCTGACTCCACCGTCCAGCTCTCTTCGGACACCAACTGCTGGATTGCTGGCTGGGGGAGCATCCACGATGGAG tgcccctgccccaccctcagaCCCTCCAGAAGCTGAAGGTCCCCATCATCGACTCGGCCACCTGCGGCCGCCTGTACTGGCGGGGAGCCGGGCAGGGCGCCATCACCGAGGACATGCTGTGTGCTGGCTACCTGGAGGGGGCGCGCGACGCCTGTCTG GGCGACTCCGGAGGCCCCCTGATGTGCCAGGTCGAGGGCACCTGGCTGCTGGCGGGCGTCATCAGCTGGGGCGAGGGCTGTGCGGAGCGCAACCGGCCTGGGGTCTACATCAGTCTGGCCGCCCATCGCTCCTGGGTGCAGAGGATCGTGCAGGGGGTGCAGCTCCGCGGGCGCTCGCAGCAGGGCGGGCCCGCAGGCCGCCggggctgggccctgggggcgCGGCGCCCTCGCCGGGCGGAGAGGCGCCACGCGGACTAG